A stretch of the Salmo salar chromosome ssa20, Ssal_v3.1, whole genome shotgun sequence genome encodes the following:
- the lbhl gene encoding uncharacterized protein lbhl, with product PQSLHRQNPSHVDPITAHPGVALETSCSPEGPAEGECCRSCTPPSAPPPLPTMGVTTLEGVEVCQDGEDFCLTTEGRMEVLGAQESSMSEMSPQRNNENRLPFQIFPDPVEVYLSPEGSPNHLQQFSPSEKERLPSIVVEPTDVSEVESGELRWPPEDMDFCSEEDEDLFLEQCIPPANIADWGEEEETSVLINHQQNTSLIDLQSDAFRDETPILPPSGSPALN from the exons CCACAGAGTCTCCACCGTCAGAACCCCTCCCACGTGGACCCCATCACAGCCCATCCAGGCGTCGCCCTGGAGACCAGCTGCTCTCCTGAGGGGCCGGCGGAGGGAGAGTGCTGTAGGAGCTGCACCCCTCCGTCTGCACCACCTCCTCTGCCTACCATGGGAGTGACCACCTTGGAAGGCGTGGAGGTCTGCCAGGATGGGGAGGACTTTTGCCTGACCACAGAAGG AAGGATGGAGGTGCTTGGTGCCCAGGAGTCATCGATGAGCGAGATGTCACCGCAGAGGAATAACGAGAACAGGTTACCTTTCCAG ATCTTCCCAGACCCAGTGGAGGTGTATCTGAGTCCTGAGGGCTCTCCCAATCACCTGCAGCAGTTCAGTCCCTCTGAGAAGGAACGGCTTCCCTCCATCGTGGTGGAACCCACGGACGTGAGCGAAGTGGAGAGTGGCGAGTTACGGTGGCCCCCGGAGGACATGGACTTCTGTTCTGAGGAGGATGAAGATCTGTTCCTGGAGCAGTGTATCCCCCCGGCCAATATTGCAgactggggagaggaggaagagacgtcTGTTCTCATCAACCACCAGCAGAACACATCCCTCATTG ACCTCCAGTCAGATGCGTTCAGGGATGAAACACCCATTCTACCACCTAGCGGTTCACCTGCCCTGAACTGA
- the LOC106581080 gene encoding C5a anaphylatoxin chemotactic receptor 1 encodes MDDLCSIFTEEELSFHNITDCEFVKPEVLGPVLGPRHLSALVFYGLIFLLGVPGNALVLWVTAFRMPRSVTSLWFLNLALADLLCCLSLALLMVPLTMDQHWPFGPVACKLLKGLIYLIMYCSVLLLVLISLDRFLLVSRPVWCQNWRRPREAGWVCVGVWLLALLGSIPQFVYVTEVQLSPSKSECLGLYTVASGWAITTLRFLVGFVLPFITIVTCHWFVYNRVGRGSRVGPGRVSEARSRRILRVIVTLSLSFFLCWLPLHILDFLVLSTPRHSSHSANVQLVHTLALCLAYCNSCLNPLIYVCLGQGFKQSINCSLRNLFNFATEEPVTRQSMFKSTSERTQEMNIM; translated from the coding sequence ATGGATGATTTGTGCTCGATTTTCACTGAAGAGGAGTTGAGTTTCCACAACATCACTGATTGTGAATTCGTCAAGCCTGAGGTCCTTGGTCCTGTGCTCGGGCCCCGTCACCTGTCCGCCCTGGTGTTCTATGGCTTGATCTTCCTGCTGGGTGTCCCGGGCAACGCTCTGGTGTTGTGGGTGACGGCCTTCCGCATGCCGCGCTCCGTCACCTCTCTGTGGTTCCTCAACCTGGCCCTGGCTGACCTGCTGTGCTGCCTGTCCCTGGCCCTCCTCATGGTGCCCCTGACCATGGATCAGCACTGGCCCTTCGGCCCTGTGGCCTGCAAGCTGCTCAAGGGCCTCATCTACCTGATTATGTACTGTAGCGTGCTGCTGCTGGTACTCATCAGCCTGGACCGCTTTCTGCTGGTCAGCCGGCCTGTGTGGTGCCAGAACTGGAGGAGGCCTCGCGAGGCTGGCTGGGTATGTGTTGGGGTGTGGCTCCTGGCTCTGCTGGGCAGCATCCCCCAGTTTGTCTACGTGACGGAGGTCCAGTTAAGCCCCAGTAAGTCAGAGTGCCTGGGATTGTACACTGTAGCCAGCGGCTGGGCTATCACTACATTACGCTTCCTGGTGGGTTTCGTGCTGCCATTCATCACCATTGTGACTTGTCATTGGTTTGTGTACAACAGGGTCGGGCGGGGGTCTAGGGTGGGGCCTGGGAGGGTGAGTGAGGCACGCTCCAGACGCATCTTGAGGGTCATTGTTACCCTGTCGCTGAGCTTCTTCCTGTGCTGGCTTCCACTGCACATACTGGACTTCCTGGTTCTATCAACCCCCCGGCACTCATCGCACAGCGCCAACGTACAGCTGGTCCACACTCTGGCCCTCTGTCTGGCTTACTGTAACAGCTGCCTCAACCCTCTGATCTATGTGTGTCTGGGACAAGGCTTTAAGCAGAGTATCAATTGCTCCCTGCGCAATTTGTTTAACTTTGCCACTGAGGAGCCGGTAACCAGACAGAGCATGTTCAAGAGCACATCAGAAAGAACCCAGGAGATGAATATTATGTGA